A genomic stretch from Maniola hyperantus chromosome 22, iAphHyp1.2, whole genome shotgun sequence includes:
- the LOC117992920 gene encoding protein Fe65 homolog isoform X3, protein MGLHKRGKNGLLSYENPNYHLDPARLDSAIYSDLYDMHDDKMPLDYDYLDNRRVEDDPSSPVNKTNEKSGLITPPQQNGGGDSPPPEKERADQEDTEKSHSGSVPHCAEGPNDDLYAIPVKLRPKKETLPPGWEKHEDNDGPYYWHIKSGTIQREIPKMPPVEARESRISMVRDCSNLSDVKYEGAMTSSVTRSTTSGALDHVDQDAERKRREEVAYKRRSYPARPEHDGRAVRFFVRSLGWVEIAEADLTPERSSRAVNKCIVDLSLGRNDLLDQVGRWGDGKDLFMDLDDGALKLIDPESLNTLHTQPIHTIRVWGVGRDNGRDFAYVARDRVTRKHMCHVFRCEAPARSIANALRDICKRIMIERSLQPPPRPTDLPAARRPRPLSGASFPTPMEEPRKTVRARYLGSAEVPRATGMDVLNDAIDRLAAARAPPAWRPVAVAVAPSMITITEEGESNPLVECRVRYLSFLGIGRDVRRCAFIVHTPQDLFVAHAFHAEPSSGALCKTIEAACKLRYQKCLDAHGGGAVGGCVGGAPLSGEAARASLGQALKSFVGSLTGRRAS, encoded by the exons AGTGGAGGACGATCCGTCTTCGCCTGTAAacaaaactaa CGAAAAGAGTGGTCTAATCACCCCGCCTCAACAGAATGGCGGAGGAGATTCACCGCCACCAGAGAAGGAGAGGGCCGACCAGGAGGACACAGAGAAGAGTCACTCCGGCTCGGTACCACATTGTGCGGAGGGCCCGAACGATGACCTCTACGCTATTCCTGTCAAATTGCGACCGAAGAAAGAGACACTGCCTCCTGGATGGGAGAAACACGAAG ACAATGACGGTCCCTACTACTGGCACATAAAGAGCGGGACGATCCAAAGAGAAATACCAAAGATGCCGCCCGTAGAAGCGAGAGAGTCGCGCATATCCATGGTGCGCGACTGCTCCAACCTATCAGACGTCAAATATGAAGGCGCCATGACGTCTTCAGTCACTAGGAGTACCACCAGTGGCGCTTTGGATCACGTTGATCAAGATGCGGAGAGGAAACGGAGAGAGGAAGTCGCGTATAA GCGTCGCAGTTACCCAGCCCGTCCAGAGCACGATGGTCGTGCAGTTCGATTCTTCGTTCGTTCCCTCGGGTGGGTGGAGATCGCTGAAGCGGACCTCACACCGGAGCGGTCCAGCCGTGCCGTCAACAAGTGCATCGTAGACTTGAGTCTTGGACGCAACGATTTGTTGGATCAAGTCGGCCGTTGGGGCGAT GGAAAAGACCTCTTCATGGACTTAGATGATGGTGCACTAAAACTGATCGACCCGGAGAGTTTAAACACGTTGCACACGCAGCCCATACACACTATCCGGGTATGGGGCGTTGGCAGGGATAATGGACG GGACTTCGCGTACGTAGCCCGCGATCGAGTGACGCGCAAGCACATGTGCCACGTGTTCCGATGCGAAGCACCAGCGCGCTCCATCGCCAACGCGCTGCGAGACATCTGCAAGCGCATCATGATCGAGCGCTCGCTGCAGCCTCCGCCGCGCCCCACCGACCTGCCCGCAGCCAGGCGGCCGAGGCCACTGTCTG GAGCATCATTCCCCACACCAATGGAGGAGCCTCGTAAGACGGTCCGGGCGCGGTACCTGGGCAGCGCGGAGGTGCCGCGAGCGACAGGCATGGACGTCCTCAACGACGCAATAGACAGACTGGCGGCCGCTAGAGCACCCCCCGCCTGGAGACCTGTTGCAGTGGCTGTGGCTCCCTCGATGATCACGATCACAGAAGAAGGG GAAAGCAATCCACTGGTGGAATGCCGGGTCCGCTACCTGTCGTTCCTGGGCATCGGGCGCGACGTGCGGCGCTGCGCGTTCATCGTGCACACTCCTCAGGATCTGTTCGTGGCGCACGCCTTCCACGCCGAGCCCTCTTCTGGCGCCCTCTGCAAGACTATTGAAGCTGCTTGCAAG CTGCGCTATCAGAAGTGCCTGGACGCGCACGGCGGCGGCGCGGTGGGGGGCTGCGTAGGAGGCGCCCCGCTGTCGGGCGAGGCGGCGCGCGCGTCGCTGGGGCAGGCGCTCAAGTCCTTCGTGGGCTCGCTCACCGGCCGCCGCGCCTCCTGA